A stretch of Triticum aestivum cultivar Chinese Spring chromosome 1D, IWGSC CS RefSeq v2.1, whole genome shotgun sequence DNA encodes these proteins:
- the LOC123180723 gene encoding uncharacterized protein — protein MAMVAQAGFGLTRVVMLVGAGVAGSVVLRNGRLSEILTEIQEFLEKGEMGKGGGGGADHGINDALNEVRQLAMQVRNLGSPRSITVLSGGSGQTGVSGLIVPAATVGALGYGYMWWKGISFGDLMYVTKQNMANVVSNMTKHLEQVQSSLAAAKKHLTQRIEKLDDKLDQQKALSGQIKDDVTGARLKLENIGSEIKNIKELVWGLDEKMDSMEAKQNFSCAGVMYLCQFIEQSGGKLPERLEGIEPSAKRFETIGIQGLQLAIETGNFSDFSNADSTDKISRSNSLKSAN, from the exons ATGGCGATGGTGGCACAGGCGGGCTTCGGCCTCACCCGCGTCGTCATGCTCGTCGGCGCGGGCGTGGCCGGCTCCGTCGTCCTACGAAACGGCCGCCTCTCGGAGATCCTCACCGAGATACAG GAGTTTCTGGAGAAGGGGGAGATGGGtaagggaggaggcggtggtgcggACCACGGCATCAACGACGCGCTCAACGAG GTGCGCCAACTTGCTATGCAGGTACGCAATCTAGGTTCTCCACGTTCGATAACTGTTCTCAGTGGAGGTTCTGGACAAACAG GAGTATCAGGACTAATAGTACCTGCAGCAACTGTTGGAGCACTGGGTTATGGTTATATGTGGTGGAAA GGCATCTCCTTTGGGGACTTAATGTATGTCACCAAGCAAAACATGGCTAATGTTGTTTCAAATATGACTAAACATCTGGAGCAAGTTCAGAGCTCTCTTGCT GCTGCTAAAAAGCATTTGACACAACGCATTGAGAAGTTGGATGACAAATTGGATCAGCAGAAGGCGCTTTCTGGGCAAATAAAAGATGAT GTTACTGGCGCACGACTGAAGCTTGAGAATATTGGTTCAGAGATTAAGAACATCAAAGAATTGGTCTGGGGACTG GATGAGAAGATGGATTCAATGGAAGCCAAACAG AATTTTTCATGCGCTGGTGTGATGTACCTCTGCCAATTCATAGAGCAAAGTGGTGGGAAACTCCCTGAACGCCTG GAAGGCATTGAACCATCAGCGAAGCGATTTGAAACAATTGGCATACAG GGGTTGCAACTAGCCATAGAAACAGGGAATTTTAGTGATTTCAGCAATGCTGATTCCACTGACAAGATAAGCAG GTCCAACTCGTTAAAGTCTGCCAACTAA